Below is a genomic region from Prunus persica cultivar Lovell chromosome G3, Prunus_persica_NCBIv2, whole genome shotgun sequence.
GGAATAATAATAAGCCATTGCTTCGGGCTTGCGATGAGTTGGACCATACCAAGCCCACTCCAATTCAGGTTTAGAATTTTATACCACGGACAAatttcttcttgttgcttccacttatttttatttcatttactGTATATCCATATTGACAAAACATTAAACAAAATGTTGACCAGCTGGGCTCGACGTCCATGGGGGTAGCCATGGTCAACGGGGCACGTATGCGTGTATTAGTGTCATGTGTGTAAGTCTAATAGTTATAGATGGAGTGCAATGCATGTTTTGTGACTTAGAATTGGTGAATGAGAAAGgagaccaaaaaaaatgagaaaactgaaaactgaaaaaaaatttagatagatttcaaaatatggtttgattttgaaacatttttagatttcaaaaaaattgaataaaatctGAAGACtgaaatgaaataattatCAAATGCGCTCTAAGTAGCCCAGGTAAAGGAGATCCCAGTTGCTCTATGCAACCCAAGACAGAGCCCAATATATCTTTTAGCAGCCCAATGTCCTAAGAGATTActaaatattgttttttttcattacaaTGAATATTGTTGGTTGTGATTATTTTGGAAAATTATAAGCAGCCTGAAGACGAAGAGGAAGGCGATGATGATTCTCCTCCTAATATTGCCGATGACAATAATCAGCCTTTTTTTGCTCCGTCAGAGGGAATGTCatttcatgcaaattcatTCATAGAGTTGAATTTGTCGCGGCCTTTGCTTCGTGCTTGTGAGAAATTGGGCCATACCAAGCCCACTCCAATTCAGGTTTACAATCCTATACCATTGACAGACAATTCATTTCTTGTTATATCTTCTTATGTCATTTGAGTTTTATTGAATTTATTGGGGTTTGTGTAGACAGCGTGCATACCATTAGCCCTGGCCGGGCGTGACATATGTGGGAGTGCCATTACTGGTTCTGGAAAGGTAAATTAGTTTGTTAAGATCTCTTTGTATCATGTAACTAGGGATTGCGTTACTGGTTGCAGTTTGATTAAAAGTGTCTTTAGTTCACATCATAGCTATTCTTTCTATTTTGGTGCAATCAGCTAATGCGTTCGTTGTCATTTTTGCACAGACGGCTGCCTTTGCATTACCAACTTTGGAGAGACTATTGTTTCGCCCCAAGCGGGTGCCAGCTATAAGGGTCCTTGTTTTGACCCCAACCAGGGAACTCGGGCTTCAGTAAGTTTAAGATAGTTCCACCATTTCTTACTATTGACAACTACATTGTAAGAATGATTGATGATAAGGGATGGATGAAATTGGGTGACAGATTTGTAGATTCTTGAGTTTCTGATAGTCAATCTAATTCTTATTTTCATGGccagttttaatttttgttgatgattttgatAGCCTATTTCATCAGATTATACAAGTTGATTGAACATAATTGTATTCTTATTGAGGAACAGTTCTTTTAATATCTTATTCctattatatttttgtgattCTTGTCTTGCCTAATTAGTTTTGGATCATTTTAACACTCTTTAATTCCAGGGTTCTAAGTATGATTGAGAAACTTGCCCAGTTTACGGATATAAGATGTTGCCAAGCTGTTGGAGGGCTTCCATTAAAGGTTTGATTTACTTTCATTTCTTATCccttattttgattttcctGTTTTGAGGCGATGTGGATTCTTACATCTTTTAATATGATGATAACTGTATTTTTTCACACAATGGAAAAGTTTGTTTCTAGGGAATAATAGGATACCTTAAACATCCAACTCATATTGATTTTGTCCCTACCTAACCCAATGATGTAACATATTTCTACACATATGAGGACTTTGAGTAAACATTAAAATCATGTCACACCTTACAAGGGAAAAGTAAACATATTAACTGAAAGGTTATGCATGTGGATTGAATGCATATGTCGTGTGGCTTATAACATAATGCAATCCAGTCAACTTCTGTTTACTTTTTTGCTCAtctgttttcataaaaaatggGGTGGTGATGCCATTTTTTTATCAGGCGCAAGAGGCAGCCCTGAGGTCAAAGCCAGATATTGTTGTGGCTACTCCAGGACGCATTATAGATCATTTACATAATTCTATGTCTGTGGATTTGGAAGATCTTGCTGTTCTAATTCTTGATGAGGCAGATCGACTTTTGGAGGTTGGATTTAGTGCTGAAATTCGCGAGCTGGTATGCTCTGCTCTCCTTTGATGCATGCATGATAACAATTGGGATATAGCTGATTTCctgaaaaaccaaaatatatgCTTTTTTATCTGTCTTTTTGGAATTATTTCACACTTTTTAATCATTCATGGTTTGCATGCCAGATTCGTTTATGCCCCAAAAGGAGACAGACCATGCTATTTTCAGCTACGATGACTACTGAAGTTGATGAACTTGTCAAGCTTTCTCTTTCCAAACCACTACGTCTCTCAGCCGACCCATCTGCTAAACGGCCAGTGGCACTAACCGAGGAGTAATTCGTTTAGACTCGTTTGTGCTTTGATAAACTTAGTTATAAATGTTGCAGAATTTGATTATATAATTCAATCGTGAGCACGTATATGTTAAAAACTTTCTGTATGATTGATCACCTCTGTCTGTTGTCATTATGACTGACATGTAGGGTGGTTAGGATACGACGAATGCGTGAAGTAAATAAGGAAGCAGTTCTACTTGCATTGTGTTCAAAGACATTCACTTCTAGAGTGATAATATTCAGGTTTGTAGTCTTGCTGGTAGCTGTTATTgtcttaataaattaatatttgagTTTAGTTCCTTATTTCGGTTGATGACTTGATATCTTTCATCAGTTTTGTATAATCATATTTCATCTTCTGTCAGTGGCACAAAACTGGCTGCACATAGGTTGAAgattttatttgggttagcTGGCTTTAAAGCGGCTGAGCTTCATGGAAATCTTTCTCAAGACCAGCGTCTACATGTGAGTACTTGAGTGCCTTGATATACTGTTTGTTTGTCCGAGTTCTTTGTATAATCAGTTTGTTGTATTGTCCTACATATATGCACACATTTATAATCGAAACCTGTTGGGTATATGCGATAGTCTGTTGCTTATATCTTACTACCGTCTTTAATTTTAATCTGTGACAATCCtactttttattgtttgtgtaGGCGTTGGAACTTTTCAGGAAGCAGAACGTTGATTTTTTGATTGCAACTGATTTGGTTTCCCGGGTAAGAACTtgttcaaatttcttttttggtataCATTAGTGCTGCTAGATGTGTGTGAGCATCTTAGTCACTCATGCCTTTGTATTTTAATCTTACTTTCTCAGACTTTGGCTGATGTTGGGCATTGTACCAATTCTTAATGGTCATTATCATACTGCCCCTGTTACACGTAGGAAACTACacattcatttattaaaaaactTCATATGGATTTCCAGCCAGAATTTCAAGAAAACTGGTGCCCGTAATAATCTATTATTATAATCCACCTCTGCTCTTGGAGTCCCCTTGTTAGCCTccatatgttattttatttttttgcctGTGTATTTGATGGGCAAGGAGACGGGTGAGGTTGTTGGATTGTGGTcttttcctcctcctccatctgGACTCtgcatgaaatatgaaaagttTGCTGCTTTATAGAAACTAATAAATCACTAACTTCTGTAGGGCATTGACATTGCTGGTGTTCAGACAGTTATCAACTATGAATGTCCTACTGATCTTACAAGGTAATGACAGGATCTCTCATTGTTACAATAGGTTCATCATAGTCCTACCATTAGCATACCGTCATAAGTACTGCTTGTTTGCATTTCGCATTTTCTGTATGCACTTATGGTGTGTGTGTTATTCCTCTTTAATCTCATTTGTGCTTCCTTTTGACTTCAACTATGTTTATTTCTTGGTGCAGCTATGTCCATCGTGTGGGTCGTACAGCAAGGGCTGGTAGAGAAGGATATGCTGTTACTTTTGTGACAGATAATGACCGATCTCTTTTGAAAACCATTGTgagcatcttcttcttccttacaCTGTTCTAAGgctgtttcttcttttacGGGTTCATACTCaaaattttctaattaatGCTCTTGAGATCCAGCATTTACGTTTACATATCTATTTTGTACTCTTATCCAAGTTCAAAATTGATGTTGTGGTTTTAgtaaaattatgattttaacCTACTTGTTACATGGGGTATTCAATTTAATAGGCAAAAAGAGCTGGTTCAAAACTGAAGAGTCGAATTGTTGCCGAACAATCAATTATTAAGTGGTCCCAGATAATTGAGCAAATGGAAGATCAAGTGGCTGCAATTCTGCTAGAAGAAAGGTTTTAGTATTGTGCTTCACATAGGTTTACTTATTTAATTGTCTTTTGTGAAACTATTAAAGATTGTCAACATATGCAGGGAAGAACAAGCATTGAGAAAAGCTGAAATGGAAGCAACAAAGGTATTTCACACCTCTCTTCCCTTTCCTGCCTAATTGTTGTCATTTTGAGCGCACAATCTGCAATCAGATGGTTGATCCTAGGAAAGTTGATGTTATCTGTTATCATTTCTCTGATTTTATGTTTGTGGCCTTTATACAGGCAGAGAATATGATTGCACACAAAGATGAAATTTATTCACGCCGCAAGAAGACCTGGTTTCagacagaaaaggaaaagaagatggtAGTGAATGCAGCTAAGGtaatttcttgtttcaatGATGTTTGTTTTGTCAACATGATTTCTtcatgtacaaattttgtttagttAACTGACTACAAAATTgacataagaaaaaaaaattccaacatattgaaaatatcCTTGATATGGGCACTTAAAATgccatttatattattatatatctgTTCGTGTTCCCATGTTTTAGTTCTTTTTGCTGATAGGAGTAAGAATGCTATTAAGTGCAATCTTAGATCTTCAACATAGCCTTAATTTTCACTAAgatgacaaatttttttttttctactgcaagtatttttcttaaatgggAAGTAACAATGTACACCATGACATCAGAGTTTTTCATTGACAGGCATCCCTTGGAAGAGAAAAGCATTCTGGAAATGAGGTAATCAGTGCCCAACAAGCCGAAGacttaaaaatgaaagtaaagaGGAAGCAGGAGCGTGAGGTGACTATAATCACTCATCAAAGTCTAGGATTTTTCATATCTATGTTTGATTgatagttttatttatttattctgcATGTAACTTGATATGTCTGGACCTGGAACAGAAAAATTTGCCTCGCAAGATGCGCCGGGAATTGGAAGCAGCTAGAGAAATGTTAAGAGGATGAAAATCAAATGGAAagttaaaagttaaaattacCCATGCCACCTCAGCCAACTTAATGATTCTTTCCACAAAATAGACAGTGGGGTAACGTGACTCACGGAAATAAAGCTCAGGAGGTATACAAGGTCATCTTAAAGTTCAGGGGCAAACTGAGACAAAATTGAAAGCACATGAggcatttcaattttttttttattgcggTCTATTAGTATAAATTAATACTAACCCCCGTTTTCAAGGATTTTTCTCAGATATATCTTTCcctctttttatgttttcatcACTCAGTCTTGAGTCTTCTTTAACTTCCAGTTGAaaacacctctctctctctctctctctctctctctctctctctctctctctctctcgtcctAAACCGGCCGAACTCGAATTTTATAGATTGTAATCAAAATATCTTATTCGATATGCATATGGTATGATAATTTGTACTCAATGTCActtttcagtttcagtttcGTGATTATATTGTAGTTGGTCGATTATAATTGTGTCATGATTATATTCGGTTTCTAATCACGCACTTTCTGACTAAATATAAAGCTTGAGCCTAGGAAAAACTAATGAAGATGATTAAGCCAATTATGTTAGTTAAGTTTAGTTAATCAATTAAACCAAAAGTGATCAAGAAATTAAGTAATCAAACGTATGATGTTAGGTTAGGCCTTAAAATACAATTCGGGATTTTAGGCCTCTTGAGCTTGTCACTTGAGTTGTATGACAACTTAATTTCAACAGGCCCAATAGGCCCATTGACTTGGCATGGCCGGCCACGTACGAGacatattggatttcacttgtTTTAAGCACTATTTAAAGAATCTTGTGTCTCTCTTCCTATTTAGCGTTTAAGCATTTGAGATTTTTGAGGCTGAGAAGCAACACTCCTATTCTCTCCTAGGAAAAAATGGCTCCCTCACAGAAGATTGCTAACACCATCGTGTCTCTATGGTTTCATTTATTAGAGCAGCTCCAGCGCTACTTCAAACCCGGGCAAAAGGCCCCCTGACAGAGCCCAAACAGCCTCCAGCGCGAGAGAAGAGGCCCGGGCAAGAGCTGGGTCCCACCAGCCCGAGCAGGCCCAAGGGCAAGTTTCGCCTGGGCTTCAGCCCGAGGGCTGTGACGTCAGCGCAGggtaattcaaattttttttaccgttggcgagTGAGTTTCACGCGTTGGCGcggaaaaaaatttgacttctGTGCGCTGATGTCAGCGCTGACAGAACCCAACTGGCATGTACCACGTGTCGCAATCGGGACGCTTCGATCtgtttttttccagaaatccgACGGTTCTcgtttttttggctaaaaaaattgcaaaaaaaatcgaaaaattttgaaattttttttttaaaaaaaaaccaaaaaattctgtattttttccctataaatacctaaccattttatttactttccacactaaatcttcatacaatttcttcttctccatccaatattttttactctcccctcacattattcactttccacaccaattctccatacaaactcttctccttccaatattttttactctccactcacatttttctactactttccatttgtatgaaaaaaaaaaaacaaaaacaaatggcatcttctgtcgaaaccggaggctcgtggtcaactcaggaagatattgcgttgtgtCAATCTTGAGTGAACGTAGTCATGACCCTATCacggcaatgagatgaagttccatcatatgtggagcaaaattcatggagaattttgtcaaagatcgggTTCCATTCGGACCAAAATGGCGttgtctagtagatggaaacttctgaataaagagttagggaaatggagaaatgccttgacaaaagcaaggGAGAACATTCGAAGAGGTCAAAATCTATCCGATaaggtaaaatatttataattgccattttcatcaatttaatgtaacttttttttgtttttgcatattctatttctttttcttgcataatcttttttttctttttgcatttccaatttttctatattttcttgcataatcaattttattcttgcatttcaaaatagtttatattttcttgcataataaatttttttttcttgcacttccaattatttatttttaatagatcatacaagcacacatgtggttcggtgccatggggcaaggcaaaaaaagtttcgtgCATTTCCAATGTTGAGAAGTTGTGAAGGATTGctcgagattcaaaattattcccacCGGTCCGCCGGTTGTGTTGAATGAGACGCCGCTCCACGATTCACCATCAACCGATTCGCCATTGGACTCCCCAATGGAAACGGAGTCACCACTCCCACGTCCGCcgagacctattgggagaaaggcggcaaaTGCCAAGAGAGAGGGCACTTCGAACAATGAATGTGTACAATTATTggagcaaatagctaagaacacCTCACTAAGAATTGAGAGAAACTTGAAAAGAGATGAAGTGGACAAGGCACGAGAGGAAACATTTGCAATTCAACAGCAGCAGGCACAAGAAAAAGACATAgatgatagagagatgaaaatcatggtcatggatacgagccatatgtctcatgaaacaaaggcctattggaagcatagacgaagggatgtgatgagaagaaaacttttccatgacgacggACGTAGCAATAcagattggttaaatgatgaaaactaTTAGATTGTATTGAAACACCTTTGCCAtatgttgtattgttgtattatccttaaatttgttgtattgtttccttttcattaaataaaaaaagcattaaataatatgactatttattaaaaacatttgagcatcaaaacaaagattaattaaaaccaaaccttaatttattgcaaacaacacacaaaacaaaccatacataaaagcataataataataaaaaagcataattccaaaaaacaccacacacaaaataaagcataattccaaacaaagcactaatcttgacttcatccattgtgattgcctttcatctcccacaagtgctcgatcaagtcaacttgacgtctctcgtgaacatatgaagattgcatttcttgataacgatcaatcatggggttgttgaatcGACCATCCTGAATTAACGGTTCGGGCTCCATTGGTAGTCCATTTAGTCCCATCagcctttcatatattcttgtcaacgccgtgttcatgggatcgggttcaaacacctctggagcatcgtagtcatactcatcctccacaatcatattgtggaggatgatgcaagtcataaTAATACTCTACAGCACCTCCTCATCTAGCATCCGAGCAGCACCTATAAATATtgcccaacgagcttgcaagataccgaaacacctttccacgtctttcctgtaaccttcttgaaaagcttctttctttctcggattggggattcggaattgttttcacgaatgtcgtccacctaggataaattccgTCGGCAAGGTAGTCCGCACCAGagtatacggtattgttgatttggtacgTGATCTGGGGGAAATGACCTCGCAATACCTCGtcgaacaccggggattgaccaaggacattgaggtcattctgagatccGTCAACCtcgaagaaggcatgccaaacccaacagTCGAATGAAGCTACGGCCTCCAAAATTATACATTTTTGGCCCTTCCGATTCCCGTACtctccttgccaagcagtaggacaattcttccactcCCAATACATGCAATCAATGCTTCCAATCATGTctgggaaacctcgagcctcTGCTTTTTGTAGCAGCCTTTGCAAGTCCCTCGGCGTGGGTTTGCGAAGGTACTCCctcgtgtacaaattttccactgcatcacaaaatcttaccaagcactctaggatagttGATTTTTCCATCCTTGcatctcatccacctgctctgcaaatgccccataagcaagcatccgcaaagcagctgtaagtttttgctccaggataagacccaaaactccaacaacatcatgcttttgaatgaagtatgtgccgtaattataaatatcatgcatgactttttgaaacaaatgtggatgcattctatatctctctcgaaacttatgaccaggatataacgaatttgggataaagtaatcctcTAAGAGATTCTTACCCTGAGTCTCTACGTTTGTCCACATTTGGGGCACGAGGACGACGGTGTTGCCTTGATTGATTAAGCATACACACCGCTACTGCAAGCatttgttcctcttcttcatcggcgTCCCGATCTTTTTCATCACGTCTACACTGGatttcttccctttctttctgttgcctctccaacaccctccTCAAGTTTGACATTAAGAgtagaatgtgttttgtaaaatctgagaaatgaaggaatagaTAAGAGATGGTGTGAGAGGAGTTGGTGGTGTAGTTTTGtagagggattcagaagatagagatgacatgtggcacaattttagaggatgaaaatcttatctgaaatctgagattataattttttaaaaatatctgaaaatcttatccgatagagatgacacgtggcacaattttagagggtgaaaatcttatctgaaatataagattataatttttttttaaatatctgaaaatcttatctgacatgggacaagtggcacaattttagagggtgaaaatgttatctgaaatttgagattataattttttttaatgaatatccgaaaattttatctggaataagacatGTGGCAACAGAGATTCTCATCCGAATCTGAAAAATAATGGACAcgtgacaaccaaaaatattatctgaaaatttaattacaaaagattatcaaaattaatgatttaaagtataaaaaaaaaagaaggaaataaagtacaatgaatagtatttgccttagatttgccctagacttagccctcatgggtggaaccacaaatggcaaggctgccactattcatgtgaatagttgcagcccttgcttgccaTTGCCCTATACTTAGCCCTTATGGGTGGAGTTACTCTTACATATGTGCCCTAAGGCCAATCATAGGAACACATGTGTTCCTAAATTTATTAGCAAAGGAGAAGTTATTCTTTTATGTATTTCAAGAATAAAAGAGTCCAAGAATAGAGACATCATGTCTCTATTTGTTGCCTTAAATTTCTATAATCTATCGCTAGAAACAAGTCAAATGTATTCATttcaatgaaaatatttttgttcacaACTTTAACCTAAGGCATACTATCACTACCTTTTTAACACTTGACATGTGTCTATGGGCATAACCATAGTTAATTATTCGCTTTGAATTTATGTAATTATGGTTAGACTCATGGACACATGTCAAGTATTGAGAATGGTAGTGATGGTACACCTTcggttaaagtggtgagcaaaaatgctctCCATTTCAATAGAGCAatgatgtaattttttttcctccagcttttttttggtctgaaccACGAGGTGGTCCTGAATGG
It encodes:
- the LOC18782600 gene encoding DEAD-box ATP-dependent RNA helicase 28, whose product is MTSSFVFEPPSDEEYFEEEQGLRDGNFQSSWDFASYFEIVSQEHACGSTTSVDFKITKALQQQLILHHSAADEDDEAISSECESDKQEDYKQPESDEEEDQEEGDNDCNAPSNGNNNKPLLRACDELDHTKPTPIQPEDEEEGDDDSPPNIADDNNQPFFAPSEGMSFHANSFIELNLSRPLLRACEKLGHTKPTPIQTACIPLALAGRDICGSAITGSGKTAAFALPTLERLLFRPKRVPAIRVLVLTPTRELGLQVLSMIEKLAQFTDIRCCQAVGGLPLKAQEAALRSKPDIVVATPGRIIDHLHNSMSVDLEDLAVLILDEADRLLEVGFSAEIRELIRLCPKRRQTMLFSATMTTEVDELVKLSLSKPLRLSADPSAKRPVALTEEVVRIRRMREVNKEAVLLALCSKTFTSRVIIFSGTKLAAHRLKILFGLAGFKAAELHGNLSQDQRLHALELFRKQNVDFLIATDLVSRGIDIAGVQTVINYECPTDLTSYVHRVGRTARAGREGYAVTFVTDNDRSLLKTIAKRAGSKLKSRIVAEQSIIKWSQIIEQMEDQVAAILLEEREEQALRKAEMEATKAENMIAHKDEIYSRRKKTWFQTEKEKKMVVNAAKASLGREKHSGNEVISAQQAEDLKMKVKRKQEREKNLPRKMRRELEAAREMLRG